In the genome of Pseudomonas bubulae, one region contains:
- a CDS encoding sigma-70 family RNA polymerase sigma factor, translated as MSSGEPSYQSAITELYCEHHGWLFGWLRRKLGCAQNAADLAQDTFARILNARESVATLREPRAFLSTTARRLIIDQVRRKQIENAYLQELALTAEALEGYQSPEQILTTLEALEQIAFILEGMQDKARQAFVLYYLDGLTQCQIARQLGLSDRTVRKYLIQALLHCSHSLNT; from the coding sequence ATGTCTTCGGGTGAACCGTCCTACCAGAGCGCTATTACCGAACTGTACTGCGAGCATCACGGCTGGCTGTTTGGCTGGCTACGCAGAAAGCTCGGTTGCGCGCAAAATGCCGCCGATCTGGCCCAGGACACCTTCGCCCGAATTCTCAATGCCCGCGAGTCGGTAGCCACCCTGCGCGAGCCCCGGGCCTTTTTGAGCACCACGGCACGCCGCCTGATCATCGATCAGGTGCGCCGCAAACAGATAGAAAACGCCTACTTGCAAGAACTTGCGCTGACCGCCGAGGCACTCGAAGGCTATCAATCACCCGAGCAAATTCTTACCACCCTGGAAGCCCTGGAGCAGATCGCCTTTATTCTTGAAGGCATGCAGGACAAAGCCCGCCAGGCCTTTGTGCTGTATTACCTGGACGGCCTGACCCAGTGCCAAATCGCCCGGCAACTGGGCCTGTCTGACCGCACCGTGCGCAAGTACCTTATCCAGGCCCTGCTGCATTGCAGCCACAGCCTGAACACCTGA
- a CDS encoding phosphoadenylyl-sulfate reductase, protein MSHPFDVAELAATYASKSPQDILKLAFEHFGDELWISFSGAEDVVLVDMAWKLNKNVKVFSLDTGRLHPETYRFIEQVREHYKIQIELISPDQSKLEPFVKEKGLFSFYKDGHGECCGIRKIEPLRRKLSTVKAWATGQRRDQSPGTRSQVAALEIDGAFSTPERTLYKFNPLAQMTSEEVWGYIRMLELPYNSLHERGFISIGCEPCTRPVLPNQHEREGRWWWEEATQKECGLHAGNLIAKN, encoded by the coding sequence ATGAGCCATCCGTTTGACGTCGCCGAACTCGCCGCGACATACGCCAGCAAGTCCCCGCAAGATATTCTCAAACTCGCCTTTGAACATTTTGGCGACGAACTCTGGATCTCCTTCAGCGGCGCCGAAGACGTGGTGCTGGTAGACATGGCCTGGAAGCTCAACAAGAACGTCAAGGTGTTCAGCCTCGACACCGGCCGCCTGCACCCCGAGACCTACCGGTTTATCGAACAGGTACGTGAACATTACAAGATCCAGATCGAGCTGATCTCGCCGGATCAAAGCAAGCTCGAACCCTTCGTCAAAGAGAAAGGCCTGTTCAGCTTCTATAAAGACGGCCATGGCGAATGCTGCGGCATACGCAAGATCGAGCCGCTGCGACGCAAGCTGTCGACGGTCAAGGCCTGGGCCACCGGCCAGCGCCGCGACCAGAGCCCCGGCACCCGCAGCCAGGTTGCCGCCCTGGAAATTGACGGCGCGTTCTCCACACCCGAGCGCACGCTGTACAAGTTCAACCCGTTGGCACAAATGACCAGCGAGGAAGTCTGGGGCTATATCCGCATGCTGGAGCTGCCTTACAACAGCCTGCATGAACGCGGCTTTATCAGCATCGGCTGCGAGCCCTGCACCCGTCCGGTACTGCCCAACCAGCACGAGCGCGAAGGCCGCTGGTGGTGGGAAGAAGCCACGCAAAAAGAATGCGGGCTGCATGCCGGCAATTTGATCGCGAAGAACTAA
- the pabB gene encoding aminodeoxychorismate synthase component I: MLTCSVHPLPYLANPADYFSAIRNAPGAVLLDSGRPTADRGRFDLMSAWPEAELTLQPDESGRDFLQRLREGLKQLGAASLPDEYELPFAGGLIGYLSYDFGRQLEQLPANARDDLHLPEAQLGLYAWALISDHYAATSQLVFHPNLETAERQRLIQLFSQPAPSHNKPFNLKQPMQPDISASQYQQALKQIHRYIQAGDCYQVNYTQRFSGQCEGDAWSAYGALRAACPTPFSGFMSLAGDNAILSLSPERFVRISQNQVETRPIKGTRPRGKDSREDAANAAELLASPKDRAENLMIVDLLRNDLGRTCRTGSVSVPQLFTLESYPNVHHLVSSVIGELADGKDALDLIGDSFPGGSITGAPKIRAMQIIDELEPTRRSIYCGSLLYLDVRGEMDSSIAIRSLLVKDGRISCWGGGGIVADSDWQDEYQESITKVKVLLDTLQTL, translated from the coding sequence ATGTTGACCTGCTCCGTACACCCGCTGCCTTACCTCGCCAACCCTGCCGACTATTTTTCGGCCATTCGCAATGCACCCGGCGCCGTGCTGCTCGACAGTGGCCGCCCCACTGCAGACCGTGGTCGCTTTGACCTGATGAGCGCATGGCCTGAGGCAGAACTGACCCTGCAGCCAGACGAGTCGGGACGAGACTTTCTGCAACGCCTGCGTGAAGGCCTCAAGCAACTGGGCGCTGCCAGCCTCCCGGACGAATACGAGCTGCCGTTTGCTGGCGGTCTGATCGGTTACCTGAGTTACGACTTTGGCCGACAACTCGAACAGCTGCCCGCCAACGCCCGGGATGACCTGCACCTGCCCGAAGCGCAATTGGGCCTGTATGCCTGGGCGCTGATCAGTGACCATTATGCAGCCACCAGCCAGCTTGTATTTCACCCAAACCTCGAAACAGCAGAGCGCCAGCGCCTGATCCAGTTGTTCAGCCAGCCTGCCCCGTCGCACAACAAGCCATTCAATCTCAAGCAACCGATGCAACCGGATATCAGCGCCAGCCAGTACCAGCAGGCTCTGAAACAGATCCATCGGTATATCCAGGCGGGCGACTGCTATCAGGTCAATTACACCCAGCGCTTCAGCGGCCAGTGCGAGGGCGATGCCTGGAGTGCCTATGGCGCATTGCGCGCGGCCTGCCCCACACCTTTTTCCGGCTTTATGAGCCTGGCGGGCGACAACGCGATCCTGAGCCTCTCTCCTGAGCGCTTTGTACGGATAAGTCAGAATCAAGTGGAAACCCGACCGATCAAAGGCACCCGCCCAAGGGGCAAAGACAGCCGCGAAGATGCAGCCAACGCCGCCGAACTGCTGGCCAGCCCCAAGGATCGCGCAGAAAACCTGATGATCGTCGATTTGCTGCGCAACGACCTGGGGCGCACCTGCCGCACCGGTTCGGTGAGCGTGCCGCAGTTGTTTACACTCGAAAGCTATCCCAACGTCCATCACCTGGTGAGCAGCGTGATCGGCGAACTGGCCGATGGCAAAGACGCCCTGGACCTGATTGGCGACAGCTTCCCGGGCGGCTCGATTACCGGCGCCCCGAAAATCCGCGCCATGCAGATCATCGACGAGCTGGAACCCACCCGACGCAGCATTTACTGCGGCTCTCTGCTGTACCTCGACGTGCGTGGCGAAATGGACAGCTCCATCGCCATCCGCAGCCTGCTGGTCAAGGACGGGCGCATCAGTTGCTGGGGCGGCGGCGGCATTGTGGCCGACTCCGACTGGCAGGATGAATACCAGGAATCCATCACCAAAGTGAAGGTACTGCTCGATACGCTGCAAACCCTGTAG
- a CDS encoding alpha-L-glutamate ligase-like protein: MFGFWKTWKALEARGIMGINRRNADYVLKYNKRSLYPIVDDKIITKERAIKAGIHVPEMYGVISTEKEIEKLDDIIGDRNDFVIKPAQGAGGDGILVIADRFEDRFRTVSGKIISHEEIEHQISSILTGLYSLGGHRDRALIEYRVTPDQIFKSISYEGVPDIRIIVLMGYPVMAMLRLPTRQSGGKANLHQGAIGVGVDLATGLTLRGTWLNNIISKHPDTTNAVDGVQLPNWDGFMKLAAGCYELCGLGYIGVDMVLDQDKGPLILELNARPGLNIQIANDCGLTLRTHAVEAHLEELAAKGIKETPEERVRFAQELFGHIHPPE; this comes from the coding sequence ATGTTCGGCTTCTGGAAGACCTGGAAGGCCCTGGAAGCCCGGGGCATCATGGGCATTAATCGGCGCAATGCGGACTACGTACTCAAGTACAACAAACGCAGCCTGTATCCGATTGTGGATGACAAGATCATCACCAAGGAACGTGCAATCAAAGCGGGCATTCACGTACCTGAGATGTACGGCGTGATTTCCACCGAGAAAGAAATCGAAAAGCTGGATGACATCATCGGTGACCGCAACGACTTCGTGATCAAGCCCGCACAAGGCGCGGGCGGTGACGGCATTCTGGTGATCGCGGACCGCTTCGAAGACCGCTTCCGTACCGTCTCGGGCAAGATCATCAGCCATGAAGAGATCGAACATCAGATTTCCAGCATCCTCACCGGCCTGTACTCCCTGGGTGGTCACCGGGACCGGGCATTGATCGAATACCGGGTAACCCCGGACCAGATCTTCAAAAGCATCAGCTACGAAGGCGTGCCGGATATCCGCATCATCGTGCTGATGGGTTACCCGGTAATGGCCATGCTGCGCCTGCCTACCCGGCAATCGGGCGGCAAGGCCAACCTGCACCAGGGCGCCATCGGTGTTGGCGTCGACCTGGCCACCGGCCTGACCCTGCGTGGCACCTGGCTGAACAACATCATCAGCAAGCACCCCGACACCACCAACGCGGTGGACGGCGTGCAACTGCCCAACTGGGACGGTTTCATGAAGCTGGCGGCCGGTTGCTACGAGTTGTGCGGCCTGGGCTACATCGGCGTGGACATGGTTCTCGATCAGGATAAAGGCCCGCTGATTCTGGAACTCAACGCCCGTCCGGGGCTGAATATCCAGATTGCCAACGATTGCGGCCTGACCCTGCGCACCCACGCAGTCGAGGCCCACCTCGAAGAACTGGCCGCCAAAGGCATCAAGGAAACACCGGAAGAGCGCGTGCGCTTTGCCCAGGAACTGTTCGGCCATATTCACCCGCCCGAATAA
- a CDS encoding inactive transglutaminase family protein has product MRALTLHLKILITILVVLGISITAYQIFVLGIPVTEDATDDLWNIDAKVEFVASSKDPVKIQMFVPPLNRDYVSLNESFISNNYGVSVNRVDGNRKVTWSARRVSGKQTLYYRLVLTKRYSGDKTKVKGPVFRDSIAVEGPEKIAAEALLAPIRQHSADVETFISETIKRVSNANDDNVKLLLAGDPSTAHKAQIIELLLSIAHVPMEKVHTIRLVADQPQTPELWLRSFNGNDWLYFNPETGEQGLPSDRLLWWIGDEPMVTVDGGKKANVTFSLNNSEMNAIRLAKLTDENTDANFLEYSLYGLPLQTQQTFMIMVMIPIGVLVILILRNLIGLQTLGTFTPVLIALAFRETQLGFGIILFTVITALGLTLRSYLEHLKLQMLPRLSVVLTFVVILIAAISLFSHKLGLERGLSVALFPMVILTMTIERLSITWEERGGGHAMKVAIGTLFAATLAYLVMSVPELVYFVFTFPAILLIMVGFMLAMGRYRGYRLTELVRFKAFLKADS; this is encoded by the coding sequence ATGCGCGCTCTTACCCTTCACCTGAAAATCTTGATCACCATCCTTGTGGTGCTGGGCATTTCGATTACGGCCTATCAGATTTTCGTCCTCGGCATTCCTGTGACCGAAGACGCCACGGACGACTTGTGGAATATCGACGCCAAGGTCGAGTTCGTCGCCAGCTCCAAAGACCCGGTCAAGATCCAGATGTTCGTGCCGCCGCTTAACCGCGACTACGTCAGCCTCAACGAGAGCTTTATCTCCAACAACTACGGGGTGAGCGTCAACCGGGTTGACGGCAACCGCAAGGTCACCTGGTCGGCACGCCGGGTCAGTGGCAAGCAAACCCTGTACTACCGCCTGGTGTTGACCAAGCGCTACTCGGGCGACAAGACCAAGGTCAAAGGCCCGGTGTTCCGCGACAGCATCGCCGTGGAAGGCCCGGAAAAAATCGCCGCCGAAGCCTTGCTTGCACCTATCCGCCAGCACTCGGCCGATGTCGAAACCTTTATCAGCGAAACCATCAAGCGCGTCAGCAATGCCAATGATGACAACGTGAAACTGCTGCTGGCGGGTGATCCTTCGACTGCGCACAAGGCACAAATCATCGAGCTGCTGCTGTCGATTGCCCACGTTCCAATGGAAAAAGTCCACACCATCCGCCTGGTAGCCGATCAGCCGCAAACCCCGGAACTGTGGCTGCGCAGCTTTAACGGCAACGACTGGCTGTACTTCAACCCGGAAACCGGCGAACAGGGCCTGCCATCCGACCGCCTGCTGTGGTGGATCGGCGACGAACCGATGGTAACCGTCGATGGCGGCAAAAAAGCCAACGTTACTTTCAGCCTGAACAACAGCGAAATGAACGCCATTCGCCTGGCCAAGCTGACCGACGAAAACACCGACGCCAACTTCCTCGAATACTCACTGTACGGCTTGCCGCTGCAGACCCAGCAAACCTTCATGATCATGGTCATGATCCCGATCGGGGTACTGGTGATCCTGATTCTGCGCAACCTGATCGGCCTGCAAACCCTGGGCACATTCACCCCGGTACTGATTGCCCTGGCCTTCCGCGAGACCCAACTGGGCTTCGGCATCATCCTCTTTACGGTGATCACCGCACTTGGGCTGACGCTACGTTCCTACCTTGAACACTTGAAGCTGCAGATGCTGCCACGCCTGTCTGTAGTACTGACCTTTGTCGTTATCCTGATCGCGGCCATCAGCCTGTTCAGCCACAAGCTGGGTCTGGAGCGCGGGCTTTCAGTCGCCTTGTTCCCGATGGTGATTCTGACGATGACCATCGAGCGCCTGTCGATCACCTGGGAAGAGCGCGGTGGCGGGCATGCCATGAAGGTCGCGATCGGCACCCTGTTCGCAGCCACCCTGGCGTATCTGGTCATGAGCGTGCCGGAACTGGTGTACTTCGTGTTCACCTTCCCGGCGATCCTGCTGATCATGGTGGGCTTCATGCTGGCAATGGGTCGCTATCGTGGCTACCGCCTGACCGAACTGGTGCGTTTCAAAGCATTCTTGAAGGCTGACTCCTGA
- a CDS encoding ATP-dependent zinc protease has translation MKLLPLYILAFLLCIPGLSLAGEKTVYGLNEYAELAGIDLQVAAKLDTGAKTASLSARDIKRFKRDGESWVRFYLAIDDAHSHPIERPLARVSKIKRRSGDYDPESDKNYTSRPVISLEICMGKALRTIEVNLTDRSAFQYPLLIGSEALKRFDALVDPSLKYAAGKPACVANAQTAE, from the coding sequence ATGAAATTGCTTCCCCTCTATATCCTCGCCTTCCTGCTGTGCATACCCGGCCTGAGCCTGGCTGGCGAAAAAACCGTGTACGGCCTCAACGAATACGCTGAACTGGCAGGTATCGACCTGCAGGTGGCGGCCAAACTCGACACCGGCGCCAAGACCGCCTCGCTCAGCGCCCGAGATATCAAGCGCTTCAAGCGTGATGGCGAGAGCTGGGTACGCTTTTACCTGGCCATCGATGATGCCCACTCGCACCCCATCGAACGCCCGCTGGCCCGTGTCAGCAAGATCAAGCGACGCTCGGGTGATTACGATCCTGAGTCCGACAAGAACTACACCTCGCGCCCGGTTATTTCCCTGGAAATCTGCATGGGCAAGGCTTTACGCACCATCGAAGTGAACTTGACCGATAGAAGTGCGTTCCAATACCCGCTGTTGATTGGCTCCGAAGCGCTCAAACGCTTTGATGCGCTGGTCGACCCAAGCCTTAAATACGCTGCTGGCAAACCTGCCTGCGTCGCCAACGCTCAAACCGCAGAGTAA
- a CDS encoding GntR family transcriptional regulator, producing MLQALEPATIAQDDSETLSENVFRRIQAAIVKGEIAPGSKISEPELARTYGISRGPLREAIHRLEGQRLLVRVPHVGARVVSLSHAELIELYEIRESLEGMACRLAAERMSDEDIAELRQVLETHERDEAFQAGVGYYQQEGDFDFHYKIIQGSGNRTLTQMLCGELYQLVRMYRIQFSATPNRPHQAFAEHHRILDAIADRDGELAELLMRRHIGASKRNIARHYQDGAQQTATPRGES from the coding sequence ATGCTGCAAGCACTGGAGCCTGCCACGATCGCCCAGGACGACTCGGAAACCCTTTCCGAGAACGTTTTTCGGCGCATTCAGGCGGCTATTGTCAAAGGCGAAATCGCCCCGGGAAGCAAGATCTCCGAACCCGAACTGGCGCGCACCTACGGCATCAGCCGCGGGCCATTGCGCGAAGCCATCCATCGCCTTGAAGGCCAGCGTTTGTTGGTGCGCGTCCCCCATGTCGGGGCGCGGGTCGTGTCGCTGAGCCATGCCGAGCTGATCGAACTCTACGAAATTCGCGAGTCCCTGGAAGGCATGGCCTGCCGCCTGGCCGCCGAACGCATGAGTGACGAAGACATCGCCGAGCTACGCCAGGTGCTCGAAACCCATGAGCGCGATGAGGCGTTTCAGGCGGGCGTCGGTTACTACCAGCAAGAAGGCGACTTCGATTTTCATTACAAAATTATTCAGGGCAGTGGCAATCGCACCCTGACGCAAATGCTCTGTGGCGAGTTGTACCAGTTGGTGCGCATGTACCGCATCCAGTTTTCCGCCACGCCCAACCGTCCACATCAGGCGTTTGCCGAGCATCACCGGATTCTCGATGCCATTGCCGATCGCGACGGCGAACTGGCCGAATTGTTGATGCGCCGACATATCGGCGCATCTAAACGCAATATTGCCCGTCATTACCAAGACGGTGCCCAGCAGACAGCCACTCCACGAGGTGAGTCATGA
- the prpB gene encoding methylisocitrate lyase: protein MSNKNSPGQRFRDAVASEHPLQVVGAINANHALLAKRAGFKAIYLSGGGVAAGSLGVPDLGITGLDDVLTDVRRITDVCDLPLLVDVDTGFGSSFFNVSRTVKSMIKFGAAAIHIEDQVGAKRCGHRPNKEIVSLQEMVDRIKAAVDARTDDSFVIMARTDALAVEGLESALERAAACVEAGADMVFPEAITELEMYKLFANRVKAPILANITEFGATPLYTTEQLAGADVSLVLYPLSAFRAMNKAAENVYTAIRRDGTQQNVIDTMQTRMELYDAINYHEFEQKLDALFAAKK, encoded by the coding sequence ATGAGCAATAAGAACAGTCCAGGCCAGCGTTTCCGTGATGCAGTTGCAAGCGAACATCCTTTGCAAGTGGTGGGTGCGATCAACGCCAATCATGCGCTGCTGGCCAAGCGTGCGGGTTTCAAGGCCATCTATCTATCGGGTGGAGGCGTCGCAGCCGGGTCGCTGGGCGTACCTGATCTGGGTATTACGGGTCTGGACGATGTACTGACTGATGTACGACGCATTACCGATGTATGTGATCTGCCATTGCTGGTGGACGTGGATACCGGCTTCGGCTCTTCGTTTTTCAACGTGTCCCGCACGGTCAAGTCGATGATCAAGTTCGGCGCTGCGGCGATTCACATTGAAGACCAGGTAGGCGCCAAGCGTTGCGGTCATCGCCCGAACAAGGAAATCGTTTCGCTGCAGGAAATGGTCGACCGTATCAAGGCCGCCGTCGATGCGCGTACCGATGACAGCTTCGTGATCATGGCGCGAACCGATGCGCTGGCGGTGGAAGGGCTTGAGTCAGCCCTGGAACGTGCCGCGGCCTGTGTTGAAGCGGGTGCTGACATGGTGTTCCCGGAAGCCATTACCGAGCTTGAGATGTACAAACTGTTTGCCAACCGGGTCAAAGCCCCGATCCTGGCCAATATCACCGAATTCGGTGCCACGCCGCTGTACACCACCGAGCAACTGGCCGGTGCTGACGTATCGCTGGTGCTGTATCCGCTGTCGGCATTCCGGGCCATGAACAAGGCGGCCGAAAACGTCTACACCGCGATCCGCCGCGACGGCACCCAGCAAAACGTGATCGACACCATGCAAACCCGCATGGAACTTTACGATGCCATCAACTACCACGAGTTCGAGCAGAAACTCGATGCGTTGTTTGCCGCGAAGAAGTAA
- the prpC gene encoding 2-methylcitrate synthase, whose protein sequence is MAEAKVLSGAGLRGQVAGQTALSTVGQEGAGLTYRGYDVRELAAEARFEEVAYLLLYGELPTKTQLAAYTAKLQKLRDLPQALKEVLERIPADAHPMDVMRTGCSFLGNIEPEKDFAEQQDKTDRLLAAFPAIMCYWYRFSHDGKRIHCVTDEESIGGHFLHLLHDKKPSELHVKVMNVSLILYAEHEFNASTFTARVCASTLSDLYSCITAAIGSLRGPLHGGANEAAMEMIERFGSAEEAVQGTLGMLARKDKIMGFGHAIYKDSDPRNEVIKGWSKKLADEVGDTVLFPVSEAIDKTMWEQKKLFPNADFYHASAYHFMGIPTKLFTPIFVCSRLTGWAAHVFEQRANNRIIRPSAEYIGVEQRKFVPIERR, encoded by the coding sequence ATGGCCGAAGCAAAAGTATTGAGTGGTGCCGGACTACGCGGCCAGGTGGCCGGGCAAACGGCCCTGTCCACCGTAGGCCAGGAAGGCGCAGGCCTCACTTATCGTGGTTATGACGTACGTGAACTGGCGGCCGAAGCACGCTTTGAAGAAGTGGCTTACCTGCTGTTATATGGCGAACTGCCGACCAAGACCCAACTGGCTGCCTACACGGCCAAGCTGCAAAAGCTGCGCGATCTGCCCCAGGCATTGAAAGAAGTGCTGGAGCGCATTCCCGCCGACGCCCACCCGATGGACGTGATGCGCACCGGTTGCTCGTTCCTGGGCAATATCGAGCCGGAGAAAGACTTCGCCGAGCAACAAGACAAGACCGACCGCCTGCTGGCTGCCTTCCCGGCGATCATGTGCTACTGGTATCGCTTCAGCCATGACGGCAAGCGCATTCACTGCGTAACCGACGAGGAGTCGATCGGCGGCCACTTCCTGCACTTGCTGCACGACAAAAAACCGAGCGAGTTGCACGTCAAGGTGATGAACGTGTCACTGATCCTTTACGCCGAGCACGAGTTCAACGCTTCGACCTTTACTGCCCGTGTTTGTGCTTCGACCTTGTCCGACCTGTATTCATGCATCACTGCAGCGATCGGCTCGCTGCGCGGCCCGCTGCACGGCGGCGCCAACGAGGCGGCGATGGAAATGATCGAACGTTTCGGTTCAGCAGAAGAGGCGGTGCAAGGCACCCTCGGCATGCTGGCGCGCAAGGACAAGATCATGGGCTTCGGCCATGCGATCTATAAAGACAGCGACCCGCGTAACGAAGTGATCAAGGGCTGGTCGAAAAAACTTGCCGACGAAGTGGGCGACACCGTGTTGTTCCCGGTCTCCGAAGCGATCGACAAAACCATGTGGGAACAAAAGAAGCTGTTCCCCAACGCCGATTTCTACCATGCCTCGGCGTATCACTTCATGGGTATCCCGACCAAGCTGTTTACCCCGATCTTTGTCTGCTCACGCCTGACCGGCTGGGCGGCGCATGTGTTCGAGCAGCGTGCCAACAACCGCATCATCCGTCCGAGCGCCGAATACATCGGCGTAGAACAGCGCAAGTTCGTGCCAATCGAACGTCGCTGA